The Longimicrobium sp. genome has a segment encoding these proteins:
- a CDS encoding homospermidine biosynthesis protein, with the protein MSRSKFLSGRRIEPTKIVPGLSVTDLVDGTFQAYNAARLREGCHLLTRKMLEDDVTVGVTMTGALTPAGLGMSAVIPLIEAGFIDWIISTGANLYHDTHFGIGLELRQGSPQISDTVLREEEVVRIYDIFFDYSVLLDTDAFFRKIITADEFQRPMSSAEFHYLCGKYIAAREQELGIGRKSLLAAAYEHAVPIYTSSPGDSSIGMNVAAKALQGNKLMFDVNADVNETAAIVLDAKRSGGKSAIWILGGGSPKNFALQTEPQIQEVMGIDERGHDYFLQITDARPDTGGLSGATPAEAVSWGKIDPDRLPDAVVCYLDSTVALPILAAYALDQHAPRTPKRLFDRRDEMMARITAEYEKSERNESSQETARDHAVHEGSMLDRDR; encoded by the coding sequence ATGTCACGATCGAAGTTCCTCTCGGGCCGGCGGATCGAGCCCACCAAGATCGTTCCGGGGCTCTCCGTCACCGACTTGGTGGACGGGACGTTCCAGGCGTACAACGCGGCCCGGCTCCGCGAGGGGTGCCATCTTCTTACCCGGAAGATGCTGGAGGACGACGTCACCGTCGGCGTGACGATGACGGGCGCGCTCACCCCGGCAGGCCTGGGGATGAGCGCCGTGATCCCGCTGATCGAGGCCGGGTTCATCGACTGGATCATCAGCACCGGCGCCAACCTGTACCACGACACGCACTTCGGCATCGGGCTGGAGCTGCGCCAGGGCTCGCCGCAGATCAGCGACACCGTGCTGCGCGAGGAGGAGGTCGTTCGCATCTACGACATCTTCTTCGACTACTCCGTGCTGCTCGACACCGACGCGTTCTTCCGCAAGATCATCACAGCGGACGAGTTCCAGCGTCCCATGTCCAGCGCCGAGTTCCACTACCTGTGCGGCAAGTACATCGCGGCGCGCGAGCAGGAGCTGGGCATCGGCCGCAAGTCGCTGCTGGCCGCCGCGTACGAGCACGCGGTGCCCATCTACACCTCGTCCCCGGGCGACTCGTCCATCGGCATGAACGTGGCCGCCAAGGCGCTGCAGGGAAACAAGCTGATGTTCGACGTCAACGCCGACGTCAACGAGACGGCGGCGATCGTCCTGGATGCCAAGCGCAGCGGCGGCAAGTCGGCCATCTGGATCCTGGGCGGTGGCTCGCCCAAGAACTTCGCGCTGCAAACGGAGCCGCAGATCCAGGAGGTGATGGGCATCGACGAGCGCGGCCACGACTACTTCCTGCAGATTACCGACGCGCGCCCCGACACCGGCGGCCTTTCCGGCGCCACCCCGGCCGAGGCGGTCAGCTGGGGCAAGATCGACCCCGACCGCCTCCCCGACGCGGTGGTGTGCTACCTGGATTCCACCGTGGCCCTTCCTATCCTGGCGGCGTACGCGCTGGACCAGCACGCGCCGCGCACCCCCAAGCGCCTGTTCGACCGGCGTGACGAGATGATGGCACGCATCACCGCCGAGTACGAGAAGTCCGAGCGCAACGAGAGCAGCCAGGAAACTGCCCGCGACCACGCCGTGCACGAGGGCAGCATGCTGGACCGCGACCGCTGA